One Cricetulus griseus strain 17A/GY unplaced genomic scaffold, alternate assembly CriGri-PICRH-1.0 unplaced_scaffold_62, whole genome shotgun sequence DNA segment encodes these proteins:
- the LOC113838828 gene encoding zinc finger protein 431-like gives MLETYRNLNDIGYNWEDNTIEEHLKHLHAHFPCRHKGRQTGEKPFVYTQCLKAFACYSHLQSHKRTHRGEKPYECNLCGKAFARYSNLQTHKRTHTGEKPYECDQCGKAFSQHSHLQTHKRRHTGEKPYECNQCGKAFSQQSTLQMHKRTHTGEKPYECNQCGKAFARFSHLQMHKRRHTGEKPYECNQCGKAFSHHSALQTHIRRHTGEKPYECNQCGKAFPDHSDLQRHKRTHTGEKPYECNQCGKAFSRHSHIQRHKRTHTGEKPYECNQCGKAFSDQSALHVHKRTHTGDKPYECNQCGKAFTYHSVLRVHKRSHTGEKPYECNQCGKAFSQPGNLQMHKRRHTGEKPYECIQCGKAFAQYISLQMHEGTHNEQKLYE, from the exons atgctggagacctacaggaacctcaatgatatag GATACAATTGGGAAGACAATACTATTGAAGAACATT TAAAGCATTTACATGCCCATTTTCCTTGCAGGCATAAAGGAAGACAAACTGGGGAGAAGCCTTTTGTATATACACAATGTCTCAAAGCTTTTGCATGTTacagtcatcttcaaagtcaTAAACGAACACATAggggagagaaaccctatgaatgtaatctatgtggtaaagcttttgctcGTTATAGTaatcttcaaacacataaaagaacacacactggagagaaaccctatgaatgtgatcagtgtggtaaagctttttcTCAGCACAGTCATCTTCAGACACATAAAAGgagacatactggagagaaaccctatgaatgtaatcaatgtggtaaagccttttctcagcaaagtactcttcaaatgcataaaagaacacacactggagagaaaccttatgaatgtaaccagtgtggtaaagcctttgctcgtttcagtcatcttcaaatgcataaaaggaggcatactggagagaaaccctatgaatgtaatcaatgtggtaaagccttttctcatcacagtgcCCTACAAACACATATAAGgagacatactggagagaaaccttatgaatgtaatcagtgtggtaaagcctttccTGATCACAGTGATCTGcaaagacataaaagaacacacactggagagaaaccctatgaatgtaatcagtgtggtaaagccttttctcggcACAGTCATATTCAAAGGCATAAaaggacacacactggagagaaaccatatgaatgtaatcagtgtggtaaagccttttctgaTCAGAGTGCACTTCATgtacataaaaggacacatactggagacaaaccttatgaatgtaatcaatgtggtaaagcctttactTATCATAGTGTTCTTCGTGTGCATAAAagatcacatactggagagaaaccatatgaatgtaatcagtgtgggaaagcgtTTTCACAGCCTGGtaatcttcaaatgcataaaaggagacatactggagagaaaccctatgaatgtattcagtgtggtaaagcctttgctcagtaCATTTCACTTCAAATGCATGAAGGAACACATAACGAACAAAAActttatgaatga